A portion of the Pithys albifrons albifrons isolate INPA30051 chromosome 1, PitAlb_v1, whole genome shotgun sequence genome contains these proteins:
- the MTMR2 gene encoding phosphatidylinositol-3,5-bisphosphate 3-phosphatase MTMR2 isoform X1 translates to MEESSSCESLGAGRAGAAARPPSGDSLSSASTSHSDHSTHTKSASAISSDSISTSADNFSPDLRVLRETNKLAEMEEPPLLPGETIKDMAKDVTYICPFTGAIRGTLTVTNYRLYFKSMERDPPFVLDASLGVINRVEKIGGASSRGENSYGLEIVCKDIRNLRFAHKPEGRTRRSIFENLMKYAFPVSNNLPLFAFEYKEVFPENGWKVYDPTWEYRRQGIPNESWRLTKINERYELCDTYPAILAVPVNIPDEELKRVASFRSRGRIPVLSWIHPESQATITRCSQPMVGVSGKRSKEDEKYLQAIMDSNAQSHKIFIFDARPSVNAVANKAKGGGYESEDAYQNAELVFLDIHNIHVMRESLRKLKEIVYPNIEETHWLSNLESTHWLEHIKLILAGALRIADKVESGKTSVVVHCSDGWDRTAQLTSLSLLMLDAYYRTIRGFEVLVEKEWLSFGHRFQLRVGHGDKNHADADRSPVFLQFIDCVWQMTRQFPTAFEFNEYFLITILDHLYSCLFGTFLCSSEQQRVKESLPKKTVSLWSYINSQLEDFTNPLYVSYSNHVLYPVASMRHLELWVGYYIRWNPRMKPQEPVHNRYKELLAKRAELQKKVEELQREITNRSTSSSERAGSPAQCVAPVQTVV, encoded by the exons GTCCTGAGGGAGACTAATAAATTGGCTGAAATGGAAGAGCCACCTTTGCTACCAGGGGAAACCATTAAAGACATGG ctaAGGATGTTACTTACATCTGCCCCTTCACTGGAGCAATCAGAGGAACCCTTACTGTTACCAATTATagactgtattttaaaagcatggaACGG GACCCTCCTTTTGTCCTAGATGCATCTTTAGGTGTAATCAACAGAGTGGAGAAAATTGGAGGTGCTTCCAGTCGCGGTGAGAATTCATATGGGCTGGAGATTGTATGCAAG gaTATTCGAAACTTGCGGTTTGCTCACAAGCCTGAAGGGAGAACTAGACGGTCCATATTTGAGAACCTAATGAAATATGCTTTCCCAGTTTCAAATAACCTA ccACTTTTTGCATTTGAGTACAAAGAGGTTTTCCCAGAAAATGGATGGAAAGTGTATGACCCGACTTGGGAATACAGAAGACAG GGAATTCCCAATGAAAGCTGGAGGTTGACCAAGATTAATGAGCGCTATGAGCTGTGTGATACATACCCTGCCATTCTCGCTGTGCCTGTAAACATTCCTGATGAAGAATTAAAGAGAGTAGCATCTTTCAGATCCAGAGGACGCATACCA gtttTGTCATGGATTCACCCAGAAAGTCAAGCAACGATCACTCGCTGTAGCCAGCCAATGGTGGGAGTGAGTGGCAAGCGAAGCAAGGAAGATGAAAAGTACCTTCAAGCCATCATGGATTCTAATGCTCAGTCCCATAAAATCTTCATATTTGATGCAAGGCCTAGTGTGAATGCCGTAGCCAATAAG GCTAAAGGAGGAGGCTATGAGAGCGAGGATGCCTATCAAAATGCAGAATTAGTGTTCCTGGACATTCACAATATTCATGTTATGAGAGAGTCActgagaaaactgaaagaaattgtGTATCCCAATATCGAGGAGACTCACTGGCTGTCTAATTTAGAGTCAACTCACTGGCTAGAGCATATCAAG CTCATTCTTGCTGGAGCCCTTCGGATTGCTGACAAAGTAGAGTCGGGGAAGACATCTGTGGTTGTACACTGCAGTGATGGCTGGGACCGGACAGCTCAGctcacctctctctctctgctcatGTTGGATGCCTACTACCGAACTATCAGGGGCTTTGAAGTCTTGGTGGAGAAGGAGTGGCTGAGCTTCGGCCACAGATTTCAGCTG AGAGTTGGCCATGGAGATAAGAACCATGCAGACGCGGATCGCTCTCCTGTCTTCCTCCAGTTCATCGACTGTGTCTGGCAAATGACAAGACAG TTTCCTACAGCATTTGAGTTCAATGAGTACTTCCTGATCACCATCCTGGATCACCTGTACAGCTGTTTGTTTGGGACCTTCCTGTGCAGCAGTGAGCAGCAGAGAGTGAAGGAG AGCCTTCCAAAAAAGACTGTATCACTTTGGTCTTACATCAACAGCCAACTGGAAGACTTTACTAACCCCTTGTATGTGAGCTACTCCAACCATGTCCTCTATCCCGTGGCCAGCATGCGCCACCTCGAGCTCTGGGTTGGCTACTACATCCGCTGGAACCCCAGGATGAAGCCTCAA GAACCTGTCCACAATCGCTACAAGGAGCTTCTGGCCAAGCGGGCTGAGCTGCAGAAGAAAGTGGAGGAACTGCAGAGAGAAATCACCAACCGTTCCACCTCATCCTCGGAGAGAGCTGGCTCTCCCGCACAGTGTGTTGCTCCTGTACAGACAGTTGTATAA
- the MTMR2 gene encoding phosphatidylinositol-3,5-bisphosphate 3-phosphatase MTMR2 isoform X4 → MSLMQFSGLATRIFQVDSHYCGICMYTFLSSAFQEQERSTVPPPSLAYVHLLLCFVDIRNLRFAHKPEGRTRRSIFENLMKYAFPVSNNLPLFAFEYKEVFPENGWKVYDPTWEYRRQGIPNESWRLTKINERYELCDTYPAILAVPVNIPDEELKRVASFRSRGRIPVLSWIHPESQATITRCSQPMVGVSGKRSKEDEKYLQAIMDSNAQSHKIFIFDARPSVNAVANKAKGGGYESEDAYQNAELVFLDIHNIHVMRESLRKLKEIVYPNIEETHWLSNLESTHWLEHIKLILAGALRIADKVESGKTSVVVHCSDGWDRTAQLTSLSLLMLDAYYRTIRGFEVLVEKEWLSFGHRFQLRVGHGDKNHADADRSPVFLQFIDCVWQMTRQFPTAFEFNEYFLITILDHLYSCLFGTFLCSSEQQRVKESLPKKTVSLWSYINSQLEDFTNPLYVSYSNHVLYPVASMRHLELWVGYYIRWNPRMKPQEPVHNRYKELLAKRAELQKKVEELQREITNRSTSSSERAGSPAQCVAPVQTVV, encoded by the exons ATGTCACTAATGCAGTTCTCAGGGTTGGCCACCAGAATATTCCAGGTAGACTCCCATTATTGTGGAATATGTATGTATACCTTTCTCTCATCTGCATTTCAAGAGCAAGAAAGGAGCACTGTTCCTCCTCCATCATTAGCTTACGtccacctgctgctgtgctttgtg gaTATTCGAAACTTGCGGTTTGCTCACAAGCCTGAAGGGAGAACTAGACGGTCCATATTTGAGAACCTAATGAAATATGCTTTCCCAGTTTCAAATAACCTA ccACTTTTTGCATTTGAGTACAAAGAGGTTTTCCCAGAAAATGGATGGAAAGTGTATGACCCGACTTGGGAATACAGAAGACAG GGAATTCCCAATGAAAGCTGGAGGTTGACCAAGATTAATGAGCGCTATGAGCTGTGTGATACATACCCTGCCATTCTCGCTGTGCCTGTAAACATTCCTGATGAAGAATTAAAGAGAGTAGCATCTTTCAGATCCAGAGGACGCATACCA gtttTGTCATGGATTCACCCAGAAAGTCAAGCAACGATCACTCGCTGTAGCCAGCCAATGGTGGGAGTGAGTGGCAAGCGAAGCAAGGAAGATGAAAAGTACCTTCAAGCCATCATGGATTCTAATGCTCAGTCCCATAAAATCTTCATATTTGATGCAAGGCCTAGTGTGAATGCCGTAGCCAATAAG GCTAAAGGAGGAGGCTATGAGAGCGAGGATGCCTATCAAAATGCAGAATTAGTGTTCCTGGACATTCACAATATTCATGTTATGAGAGAGTCActgagaaaactgaaagaaattgtGTATCCCAATATCGAGGAGACTCACTGGCTGTCTAATTTAGAGTCAACTCACTGGCTAGAGCATATCAAG CTCATTCTTGCTGGAGCCCTTCGGATTGCTGACAAAGTAGAGTCGGGGAAGACATCTGTGGTTGTACACTGCAGTGATGGCTGGGACCGGACAGCTCAGctcacctctctctctctgctcatGTTGGATGCCTACTACCGAACTATCAGGGGCTTTGAAGTCTTGGTGGAGAAGGAGTGGCTGAGCTTCGGCCACAGATTTCAGCTG AGAGTTGGCCATGGAGATAAGAACCATGCAGACGCGGATCGCTCTCCTGTCTTCCTCCAGTTCATCGACTGTGTCTGGCAAATGACAAGACAG TTTCCTACAGCATTTGAGTTCAATGAGTACTTCCTGATCACCATCCTGGATCACCTGTACAGCTGTTTGTTTGGGACCTTCCTGTGCAGCAGTGAGCAGCAGAGAGTGAAGGAG AGCCTTCCAAAAAAGACTGTATCACTTTGGTCTTACATCAACAGCCAACTGGAAGACTTTACTAACCCCTTGTATGTGAGCTACTCCAACCATGTCCTCTATCCCGTGGCCAGCATGCGCCACCTCGAGCTCTGGGTTGGCTACTACATCCGCTGGAACCCCAGGATGAAGCCTCAA GAACCTGTCCACAATCGCTACAAGGAGCTTCTGGCCAAGCGGGCTGAGCTGCAGAAGAAAGTGGAGGAACTGCAGAGAGAAATCACCAACCGTTCCACCTCATCCTCGGAGAGAGCTGGCTCTCCCGCACAGTGTGTTGCTCCTGTACAGACAGTTGTATAA
- the MTMR2 gene encoding phosphatidylinositol-3,5-bisphosphate 3-phosphatase MTMR2 isoform X3 has protein sequence MEEPPLLPGETIKDMAKDVTYICPFTGAIRGTLTVTNYRLYFKSMERDPPFVLDASLGVINRVEKIGGASSRGENSYGLEIVCKDIRNLRFAHKPEGRTRRSIFENLMKYAFPVSNNLPLFAFEYKEVFPENGWKVYDPTWEYRRQGIPNESWRLTKINERYELCDTYPAILAVPVNIPDEELKRVASFRSRGRIPVLSWIHPESQATITRCSQPMVGVSGKRSKEDEKYLQAIMDSNAQSHKIFIFDARPSVNAVANKAKGGGYESEDAYQNAELVFLDIHNIHVMRESLRKLKEIVYPNIEETHWLSNLESTHWLEHIKLILAGALRIADKVESGKTSVVVHCSDGWDRTAQLTSLSLLMLDAYYRTIRGFEVLVEKEWLSFGHRFQLRVGHGDKNHADADRSPVFLQFIDCVWQMTRQFPTAFEFNEYFLITILDHLYSCLFGTFLCSSEQQRVKESLPKKTVSLWSYINSQLEDFTNPLYVSYSNHVLYPVASMRHLELWVGYYIRWNPRMKPQEPVHNRYKELLAKRAELQKKVEELQREITNRSTSSSERAGSPAQCVAPVQTVV, from the exons ATGGAAGAGCCACCTTTGCTACCAGGGGAAACCATTAAAGACATGG ctaAGGATGTTACTTACATCTGCCCCTTCACTGGAGCAATCAGAGGAACCCTTACTGTTACCAATTATagactgtattttaaaagcatggaACGG GACCCTCCTTTTGTCCTAGATGCATCTTTAGGTGTAATCAACAGAGTGGAGAAAATTGGAGGTGCTTCCAGTCGCGGTGAGAATTCATATGGGCTGGAGATTGTATGCAAG gaTATTCGAAACTTGCGGTTTGCTCACAAGCCTGAAGGGAGAACTAGACGGTCCATATTTGAGAACCTAATGAAATATGCTTTCCCAGTTTCAAATAACCTA ccACTTTTTGCATTTGAGTACAAAGAGGTTTTCCCAGAAAATGGATGGAAAGTGTATGACCCGACTTGGGAATACAGAAGACAG GGAATTCCCAATGAAAGCTGGAGGTTGACCAAGATTAATGAGCGCTATGAGCTGTGTGATACATACCCTGCCATTCTCGCTGTGCCTGTAAACATTCCTGATGAAGAATTAAAGAGAGTAGCATCTTTCAGATCCAGAGGACGCATACCA gtttTGTCATGGATTCACCCAGAAAGTCAAGCAACGATCACTCGCTGTAGCCAGCCAATGGTGGGAGTGAGTGGCAAGCGAAGCAAGGAAGATGAAAAGTACCTTCAAGCCATCATGGATTCTAATGCTCAGTCCCATAAAATCTTCATATTTGATGCAAGGCCTAGTGTGAATGCCGTAGCCAATAAG GCTAAAGGAGGAGGCTATGAGAGCGAGGATGCCTATCAAAATGCAGAATTAGTGTTCCTGGACATTCACAATATTCATGTTATGAGAGAGTCActgagaaaactgaaagaaattgtGTATCCCAATATCGAGGAGACTCACTGGCTGTCTAATTTAGAGTCAACTCACTGGCTAGAGCATATCAAG CTCATTCTTGCTGGAGCCCTTCGGATTGCTGACAAAGTAGAGTCGGGGAAGACATCTGTGGTTGTACACTGCAGTGATGGCTGGGACCGGACAGCTCAGctcacctctctctctctgctcatGTTGGATGCCTACTACCGAACTATCAGGGGCTTTGAAGTCTTGGTGGAGAAGGAGTGGCTGAGCTTCGGCCACAGATTTCAGCTG AGAGTTGGCCATGGAGATAAGAACCATGCAGACGCGGATCGCTCTCCTGTCTTCCTCCAGTTCATCGACTGTGTCTGGCAAATGACAAGACAG TTTCCTACAGCATTTGAGTTCAATGAGTACTTCCTGATCACCATCCTGGATCACCTGTACAGCTGTTTGTTTGGGACCTTCCTGTGCAGCAGTGAGCAGCAGAGAGTGAAGGAG AGCCTTCCAAAAAAGACTGTATCACTTTGGTCTTACATCAACAGCCAACTGGAAGACTTTACTAACCCCTTGTATGTGAGCTACTCCAACCATGTCCTCTATCCCGTGGCCAGCATGCGCCACCTCGAGCTCTGGGTTGGCTACTACATCCGCTGGAACCCCAGGATGAAGCCTCAA GAACCTGTCCACAATCGCTACAAGGAGCTTCTGGCCAAGCGGGCTGAGCTGCAGAAGAAAGTGGAGGAACTGCAGAGAGAAATCACCAACCGTTCCACCTCATCCTCGGAGAGAGCTGGCTCTCCCGCACAGTGTGTTGCTCCTGTACAGACAGTTGTATAA